A window of the Kosakonia radicincitans DSM 16656 genome harbors these coding sequences:
- the ygfZ gene encoding tRNA-modifying protein YgfZ → MPFTPFPPRQPTASSRLPLTLMTLDDWALATITGADSEKYLQGQVTADVTTMMAEQHLLAAHCDSKGKMWSNMRLFHFQDGFAWILRRSVREAQLRELKKYAVFSKVAIAQDDEHVLLGVAGFQARAALANLFTILPDSEKQVVQEGDTTLLWFAHPAERFLLVTNAATAELVAEKLRGEAQLNNSQQWLALNIEAGLPVIDAPNSGQFIPQATNLQALGGISFKKGCYTGQEMVARAKFRGANKRALWYLAGTASRVPEAGEDLELKMGDNWRRTGTVLASVQLDDGRLLVQVVMNNDMEPGSVFRVRDDANTLSIEPLPYSLEE, encoded by the coding sequence ATGCCTTTTACTCCGTTTCCTCCGCGCCAGCCGACCGCATCATCACGTCTGCCGCTGACGCTTATGACGCTCGATGACTGGGCGCTGGCAACGATTACCGGCGCAGATAGCGAAAAATACCTGCAAGGCCAGGTGACCGCCGATGTCACCACTATGATGGCTGAACAGCACCTGCTGGCGGCACACTGTGATTCTAAAGGGAAAATGTGGAGCAATATGCGGTTGTTCCACTTTCAGGACGGTTTTGCCTGGATCCTGCGCCGCAGCGTGCGTGAAGCGCAGCTTCGTGAACTGAAGAAATACGCCGTATTCTCTAAAGTCGCCATTGCACAAGACGATGAACACGTGCTACTGGGCGTGGCCGGTTTTCAGGCGCGCGCGGCGCTGGCGAATCTCTTTACCATCCTTCCGGACAGTGAAAAACAGGTTGTGCAGGAAGGCGATACCACCCTGTTGTGGTTTGCACACCCTGCCGAGCGTTTCCTGCTGGTAACCAACGCAGCAACAGCGGAACTGGTGGCCGAAAAACTGCGTGGCGAAGCGCAGCTTAATAACAGTCAACAGTGGCTGGCGCTGAATATCGAAGCGGGCTTGCCGGTTATTGATGCGCCAAACAGCGGGCAGTTTATCCCACAGGCCACTAACCTACAGGCGCTGGGCGGCATCAGCTTTAAAAAAGGCTGTTACACCGGCCAGGAGATGGTGGCACGAGCAAAATTCCGCGGCGCCAACAAGCGCGCATTGTGGTATCTGGCAGGGACAGCCAGCCGGGTGCCGGAAGCGGGAGAAGATCTTGAGTTGAAGATGGGAGACAACTGGCGCCGTACCGGTACCGTGCTGGCATCTGTGCAGCTTGATGACGGACGCCTTCTGGTTCAGGTGGTGATGAACAACGATATGGAACCTGGCAGCGTTTTCCGCGTGCGCGACGATGCGAATACGTTGAGCATCGAGCCGCTGCCTTATTCACTGGAAGAGTAA
- a CDS encoding MFS transporter, whose protein sequence is MSAHNMTHAEPRRWAMFVILLVGAFLPPLDFFIVNVALPSIQSDLASSSSAEQLVISSYAAVYATTLITGGRLGDLYGRGRMFFLGLIGFAAASLLCGIAGSPWVLIVGRALQGASAAVMAPQALASVQAIFPETEKPLALGLYGAVFGLASVIGQALGGILITLNLFNLGWRAIFLVNLPVALLVIVFGIPLLKETRAPHARKLDPGGMLLATATLSALIIPLIEGREAGWPWWTCLLFLAAPLLASLLWRYEIRLSRHGGSPLLDPVALRAPGLGCGLAIALLFYSIAAFFLLFSVYLQSALHVDALTAGLIFLPFGAGFLIGPLLTPYLRRFAGNYLSTIGMGCETIGLAGLAWLVTATATGATPAMTLLAALLFITGFGQGLAMPMLMRMLTGRVAPEFAGMIAGITSSALQVSTALSVAVMGGIFYSIVGDSHSATDITHAFVVAVLTMACCLAAGAGLSIRLIRQPVGLTPVTKGFP, encoded by the coding sequence ATGTCAGCACATAACATGACGCACGCTGAACCTCGTCGCTGGGCGATGTTCGTAATTTTATTGGTGGGAGCTTTCCTGCCACCACTCGATTTTTTTATCGTTAATGTGGCGCTCCCGTCAATCCAGAGCGATTTAGCCTCTTCGTCTTCTGCGGAGCAACTGGTTATCTCATCGTATGCCGCGGTATATGCGACCACCTTAATCACTGGTGGACGGCTGGGTGATCTGTATGGTCGTGGCAGGATGTTTTTCCTTGGGCTGATTGGTTTTGCGGCTGCATCACTGTTGTGCGGGATCGCCGGATCGCCGTGGGTGTTGATTGTCGGGCGCGCACTCCAGGGCGCTTCGGCCGCCGTCATGGCTCCGCAGGCACTTGCATCCGTGCAGGCCATTTTTCCTGAAACAGAGAAGCCGTTAGCGCTGGGTTTATATGGTGCCGTGTTTGGCCTTGCCTCCGTTATCGGACAGGCGCTGGGCGGCATCCTGATTACATTGAATCTGTTCAACCTGGGATGGCGGGCCATTTTTCTTGTTAACCTGCCAGTGGCGCTGCTGGTGATTGTTTTTGGTATTCCATTGCTGAAAGAGACACGGGCGCCACATGCCCGCAAACTTGATCCCGGCGGCATGCTGCTGGCAACAGCAACGTTGAGCGCACTGATTATTCCGTTGATTGAAGGCCGTGAGGCGGGCTGGCCCTGGTGGACGTGCCTGTTATTCCTTGCAGCTCCGCTGCTGGCCTCGCTGTTATGGCGTTATGAAATACGCCTCAGCCGTCATGGCGGCTCACCGCTGCTGGATCCTGTCGCGTTACGAGCGCCAGGGCTGGGTTGCGGGCTGGCGATCGCGCTGTTGTTCTATTCCATCGCCGCATTCTTTTTACTGTTTTCGGTTTACCTGCAAAGCGCACTGCATGTCGATGCGCTAACGGCTGGCCTGATTTTTCTGCCTTTTGGTGCCGGTTTTCTGATTGGGCCGTTGCTCACCCCGTACCTGCGGCGTTTTGCCGGAAATTACCTGAGCACGATCGGGATGGGATGCGAAACCATCGGGTTAGCAGGACTGGCATGGCTGGTAACCGCAACGGCGACGGGCGCGACTCCCGCAATGACGCTACTCGCCGCGCTACTGTTTATCACCGGTTTTGGCCAGGGTCTGGCGATGCCAATGCTGATGCGCATGCTAACAGGCCGCGTCGCACCGGAATTTGCAGGCATGATTGCCGGCATCACCAGCTCAGCTTTGCAAGTCAGCACCGCGCTCAGCGTCGCGGTGATGGGCGGTATTTTTTACAGTATTGTGGGCGACAGCCATAGCGCGACGGATATCACCCATGCGTTTGTCGTCGCAGTCCTGACAATGGCGTGCTGCCTCGCTGCGGGAGCAGGGTTAAGTATCAGACTTATCCGGCAACCTGTTGGGTTAACGCCGGTGACGAAGGGTTTTCCCTGA
- a CDS encoding protein YgfX, whose translation MVLWQSELRVSWRAQWISLLLHGLGAALILLMPWPLSYTPLWLLLLSLVVFDCVRSQRRINACHGELKLLMDSRLRWQGMEWDIIGTPWMLRSGMMLRLRREEDGRRQHLWLAADSMDAQEWRDLRRVISQKPAQGLH comes from the coding sequence GTGGTCCTGTGGCAATCTGAGTTACGCGTCTCCTGGCGCGCACAATGGATTTCGCTTTTGCTCCACGGTCTGGGCGCTGCACTCATTTTGCTGATGCCCTGGCCTTTGAGTTACACACCGCTGTGGCTGCTGTTGCTGTCGCTGGTGGTTTTTGATTGCGTGCGCAGCCAGCGGCGGATCAATGCCTGTCATGGCGAACTCAAACTGCTGATGGATTCCCGCCTGCGCTGGCAGGGCATGGAATGGGATATCATCGGAACGCCGTGGATGTTACGTAGTGGAATGATGCTGCGCTTGCGCCGTGAAGAGGATGGGCGCCGTCAACATTTATGGCTGGCGGCAGACAGCATGGATGCGCAGGAGTGGCGCGATCTGCGCCGGGTGATATCACAGAAACCGGCGCAGGGGCTGCATTAA
- the trhA gene encoding PAQR family membrane homeostasis protein TrhA, which translates to MAKKPLIAQGYTLAEEIANSISHGIGLVFGIVGLVLLLVQAVDAKASTMAITSYSLYGGSMILLFLASTLYHAIPYQRAKAWLKKFDHCAIYLLIAGTYTPFLLVGLDSPLARGLMIVIWSLALLGILFKLTIAHRFKVLSLVTYLTMGWLSLIVIYQLATRLSVGGVTLLAVGGLVYSLGVIFYVCKRIPYNHAIWHGFVLGGSVCHFLAIYLYVGQL; encoded by the coding sequence ATGGCCAAGAAACCCTTAATCGCACAGGGATACACACTGGCAGAAGAAATCGCCAACAGCATTAGCCACGGAATTGGGCTGGTGTTCGGTATCGTCGGGCTGGTACTGCTGCTGGTACAGGCGGTAGATGCAAAGGCCAGTACAATGGCTATCACCAGTTACTCGCTTTATGGCGGTAGCATGATTTTGCTGTTCCTTGCCTCTACGCTTTACCATGCCATTCCGTACCAGCGTGCCAAGGCGTGGCTGAAGAAATTTGACCACTGTGCCATTTATCTGCTGATTGCCGGAACGTATACACCGTTTCTGCTGGTTGGGCTGGATTCGCCGCTGGCGCGCGGGCTGATGATCGTCATCTGGAGCCTCGCTCTGCTGGGGATCTTATTTAAACTTACCATTGCCCATCGCTTTAAAGTGCTGTCGCTGGTGACCTACCTGACCATGGGCTGGCTGTCGCTAATTGTGATTTATCAGCTTGCCACGCGCCTGTCGGTTGGAGGCGTAACGCTACTGGCTGTGGGTGGCCTGGTCTATTCGCTCGGCGTGATTTTTTACGTCTGCAAACGCATCCCTTATAACCACGCAATCTGGCACGGCTTCGTGCTGGGCGGCAGCGTCTGTCACTTCCTGGCGATTTATTTGTACGTCGGACAGCTTTAA
- a CDS encoding LysR family transcriptional regulator gives MEWSDVRIFLAVIRKGSFGEAARSLGVSHPTVGRRIKALEDEAQQPLFRRTREGLVLTDAGDAVLNLAESMENSALALERRLAGNHQRLEGILRISCAEWFAGYVLAPVLVELTRRHPAVVPEIIASYRLLNLSRRDADVAFRLVPFTEPDIVQRRLMTISYGLYGTPETAQTLHHDPASVGLILMNTAQSHFPDVTWLLDRFPRSRRVFTSTSRAVQAQMCLRGMGVAVLPRPLGDAVSGLQRIQTEDQLPSREIWVGYHQDLRHMDRLRAMLDIADTLLADPATRAP, from the coding sequence ATGGAGTGGAGCGACGTACGGATATTTCTGGCGGTGATCCGCAAAGGATCGTTCGGCGAGGCCGCCCGAAGCCTGGGCGTGAGCCATCCGACGGTGGGCCGACGGATCAAAGCGCTCGAAGATGAGGCACAACAGCCGCTGTTTCGCCGCACGCGTGAGGGGCTGGTGCTGACCGATGCCGGAGACGCGGTGCTGAACCTGGCGGAATCGATGGAAAATTCTGCGCTGGCACTGGAAAGACGCCTGGCGGGTAATCACCAACGGCTCGAAGGTATTTTGCGGATTTCATGTGCCGAGTGGTTTGCGGGTTATGTGCTGGCACCGGTGCTGGTCGAATTGACGCGCCGTCATCCGGCCGTGGTACCGGAGATCATCGCCAGCTACCGCTTACTTAATTTATCCCGGCGCGATGCCGATGTGGCCTTTCGTCTCGTGCCTTTTACCGAGCCGGACATTGTCCAGCGTCGCCTGATGACCATTTCCTATGGTCTTTACGGTACGCCTGAAACCGCACAGACACTGCACCACGATCCGGCGTCAGTGGGGCTTATTCTGATGAACACCGCCCAGTCACATTTTCCTGACGTCACATGGTTGCTCGACAGATTTCCCCGCTCCAGGCGTGTTTTCACCAGCACAAGCCGGGCTGTTCAGGCGCAAATGTGCCTGCGAGGGATGGGAGTGGCCGTGCTACCACGGCCACTGGGAGACGCCGTTTCCGGGCTGCAACGTATTCAGACTGAAGATCAACTGCCATCCAGAGAGATATGGGTCGGCTACCACCAGGATCTCCGGCATATGGACCGCTTGCGCGCCATGCTGGATATCGCCGATACGCTGCTTGCCGACCCGGCGACGAGAGCACCGTGA
- a CDS encoding MurR/RpiR family transcriptional regulator, protein MFTHSAIASLNNLEMMVYHYVVKNRDKVMYMTIRELADAAGVSTTTVLRFCRKLNCEGYSEFRVRFKLYLEQNELPQANFGASEVISFFKSVNNDEFDALLNKAVDIILSSERIIFVGAGTSGALAKYGARFFSNIGKFSNHIDDPYFPVTNDMAKNALAIVLSVSGETEEILRFAGQFSLHHCKVLSITSHEQSRLAKLADFNLSWHIPPTRIPGGYDITTQIPVIYILESLGRKLAKKIA, encoded by the coding sequence ATGTTTACCCACTCTGCCATCGCCAGCCTCAATAATCTGGAGATGATGGTCTATCACTATGTAGTCAAAAACCGCGACAAAGTGATGTATATGACGATCCGCGAACTGGCCGATGCGGCGGGCGTCTCCACCACTACGGTGCTACGCTTTTGCCGCAAGCTCAACTGTGAAGGCTATTCGGAGTTTCGCGTCCGCTTCAAATTATATTTAGAGCAAAATGAGTTACCACAGGCGAATTTTGGTGCCAGTGAAGTTATTAGTTTTTTTAAAAGCGTAAATAACGATGAATTTGATGCCCTGCTGAATAAAGCCGTCGATATAATATTATCCTCAGAGCGTATTATCTTTGTTGGCGCTGGCACATCCGGCGCACTGGCAAAATATGGCGCCCGTTTCTTCTCTAATATTGGAAAATTCAGCAACCATATTGATGACCCTTATTTCCCGGTCACCAATGATATGGCAAAAAATGCCCTGGCAATTGTCCTTTCCGTCTCTGGTGAGACCGAGGAGATCCTGCGTTTTGCCGGGCAGTTCAGCCTGCATCACTGCAAAGTGCTGTCGATTACCAGCCACGAACAGTCGCGCCTGGCGAAACTGGCGGATTTCAATCTCTCCTGGCATATTCCTCCTACGCGTATTCCCGGCGGCTACGATATTACGACGCAAATTCCGGTCATTTATATTCTGGAATCGCTGGGGCGCAAGCTGGCGAAGAAAATAGCATAA
- a CDS encoding SDR family NAD(P)-dependent oxidoreductase, translating to MNKLKNKVAIVTGASKGIGAGIARQLAAEGARVIVNYATSKTGADSVVADIKAAGGEAVAAAADVTNQREVEALVSSAIEHFGRLDIVVNNSGIYQFARIEETTEALYRKQFDINVLGPLLVCAAAVPHLEKGGSIINISSFVTRVFMPESAIYSGSKGAIDAITGVLARELGPRGIRVNAVNPGLVETEGTHATGAMGSDFQTWNEAQTPLGRIGQVQDIAPIVSYLASDDSGWVTGEVIMASGGMR from the coding sequence ATGAACAAATTAAAAAACAAAGTTGCCATCGTCACAGGTGCATCCAAAGGTATCGGTGCCGGGATTGCCCGCCAACTGGCAGCGGAGGGAGCAAGGGTTATCGTCAACTACGCCACCAGCAAAACCGGTGCAGACAGCGTGGTTGCGGATATCAAAGCCGCAGGCGGAGAGGCCGTGGCGGCCGCCGCAGACGTTACCAACCAGCGCGAGGTTGAGGCGCTGGTTAGCTCAGCGATTGAACATTTTGGGCGGCTGGACATTGTGGTGAATAACTCGGGGATTTATCAGTTCGCCAGGATCGAAGAAACCACCGAAGCGCTGTACCGCAAGCAGTTCGACATCAATGTGCTTGGCCCGTTGCTGGTCTGCGCCGCCGCCGTGCCACATCTGGAGAAAGGCGGGAGCATCATCAACATCAGTTCGTTCGTCACACGCGTATTTATGCCAGAGAGCGCTATTTATAGCGGCTCCAAAGGTGCCATTGACGCCATTACCGGCGTACTCGCGCGCGAGCTTGGTCCGCGCGGCATCCGCGTTAACGCCGTTAACCCTGGTCTTGTCGAAACTGAAGGTACGCACGCTACCGGGGCGATGGGTTCGGACTTCCAGACCTGGAACGAAGCGCAGACGCCGCTTGGTCGTATCGGTCAGGTGCAGGACATCGCGCCGATAGTCTCTTACCTTGCATCAGACGACTCAGGATGGGTGACCGGCGAGGTCATTATGGCGTCTGGCGGCATGCGCTAA
- the sdhE gene encoding FAD assembly factor SdhE — protein sequence MDINNKARIHWACRRGMRELDISIMPFFEHEYDTLSDDDKQLFVRLLESDDPDLFNWLMNHGKPQDTELQRMVQLIQTRNRDRGPVAI from the coding sequence ATGGATATTAACAACAAAGCCCGTATCCACTGGGCGTGCCGCCGTGGAATGCGTGAACTCGACATCTCAATAATGCCTTTTTTCGAACATGAGTACGACACGCTGAGCGATGATGACAAACAGCTGTTTGTTCGTCTGCTGGAAAGTGACGATCCTGATTTATTCAACTGGTTAATGAATCACGGTAAGCCTCAGGACACGGAGTTACAAAGAATGGTGCAGTTAATCCAGACACGGAATCGGGATCGTGGTCCTGTGGCAATCTGA
- the gcvP gene encoding aminomethyl-transferring glycine dehydrogenase: MTQTLSQLENRAAFIGRHIGPDASQQQEMLNTVGADSLNALIAQIVPKDIQLATPPQVGEATTEFAALAELKAIAGRNKRFKSYIGMGYTAVQLPPVILRNMLENPGWYTAYTPYQPEVSQGRLEALLNFQQVTLDLTGLDIASASLLDEATAAAEAMAMAKRVSKLKGANRFFVADDVHPQTLDVVRTRAETFGFEVIVDAADKVLDHQDVFGVLLQQVGTTGEVHNYSALIAELKARKIVVSVAADFMALVQLTAPGKQGADIVFGSAQRFGVPMGYGGPHAAFFAAKDEFKRSMPGRIIGVSKDAAGNTALRMAMQTREQHIRREKANSNICTSQVLLANIASLYAVFHGPEGLKRIAGRIHRLADILATGLQHKGLKLRHAHYFDTLCVEVADKAAVLARAQAHEINLRSDILNAVGITLDETTTREDVLALFSVLLGDNHGLDIDALDKDVALDSRSIPQGMLRDDAFLTHPVFNRYHSETEMMRYMHSLERKDLALNQAMIPLGSCTMKLNAAAEMIPITWPEFAELHPFCPPEQAEGYHQMITQLSEWLVKLTGYDALCMQPNSGAQGEYAGLLAIRHYHESRNEGHRDICLIPSSAHGTNPASAQMAGMQVVVVACDKNGNIDLADLRAKAEQAGDNLSCIMVTYPSTHGVYEETIRDVCEVVHQFGGQVYLDGANMNAQVGITSPGFIGADVSHLNLHKTFCIPHGGGGPGMGPIGVKAHLAPFVPGHSVVQIEGMLTRQGAVSAAPFGSASILPISWMYIRMMGAEGLKQASQVAILNANYIASRLKEAFPVLYTGRDGRVAHECILDIRPLKEETGISELDIAKRLIDYGFHAPTMSFPVAGTLMVEPTESESKVELDRFIDAMLAIRGEIDRVKQGEWTLEDNPLVNAPHTQNELVAEWNHGYTRELAVFPAGFTNKYWPTVKRLDDVYGDRNLFCSCVPMSEYQ; encoded by the coding sequence ATGACTCAGACGTTAAGTCAGCTTGAAAATCGCGCCGCATTTATCGGCAGGCATATTGGCCCGGACGCATCGCAACAGCAGGAGATGCTGAACACCGTAGGGGCAGATTCGCTAAATGCCCTGATTGCGCAGATCGTACCGAAAGATATTCAGCTCGCCACGCCGCCGCAGGTGGGTGAAGCTACCACCGAATTCGCCGCGCTTGCCGAACTGAAAGCCATCGCGGGCCGCAACAAGCGCTTTAAGTCTTACATTGGCATGGGCTACACCGCAGTGCAGTTACCGCCGGTGATCCTGCGTAATATGCTGGAAAATCCAGGCTGGTACACCGCGTATACGCCGTATCAGCCGGAAGTATCGCAAGGGCGCCTGGAAGCGCTGCTCAACTTTCAGCAGGTGACGCTGGATTTGACCGGCCTGGATATCGCCTCTGCTTCCCTGCTGGATGAAGCGACCGCCGCTGCTGAAGCGATGGCGATGGCGAAGCGCGTGAGCAAACTGAAAGGCGCTAACCGTTTCTTCGTTGCCGATGATGTGCACCCGCAAACGCTGGATGTCGTGCGCACGCGCGCCGAAACCTTCGGGTTTGAGGTGATTGTTGATGCGGCTGACAAAGTGCTGGATCACCAGGATGTTTTCGGTGTTCTGCTGCAACAGGTTGGCACCACCGGCGAAGTACACAATTACAGTGCGCTGATTGCGGAGCTGAAAGCCCGCAAAATCGTGGTTAGCGTCGCCGCCGATTTTATGGCGCTGGTACAGTTGACGGCGCCAGGCAAGCAGGGTGCCGACATCGTGTTTGGCTCCGCTCAGCGTTTCGGCGTGCCGATGGGCTACGGCGGTCCGCACGCGGCATTCTTTGCTGCTAAAGATGAATTCAAACGCTCCATGCCTGGGCGCATTATCGGGGTTTCCAAAGATGCTGCCGGTAACACTGCGCTGCGCATGGCGATGCAGACCCGCGAACAGCATATCCGCCGCGAGAAAGCCAACTCTAACATCTGTACTTCACAGGTGCTGCTGGCCAATATCGCCAGCCTGTACGCGGTGTTCCACGGCCCGGAAGGGCTGAAACGCATTGCGGGCCGCATTCACCGCCTGGCCGACATTCTCGCTACCGGCTTGCAGCATAAGGGGCTGAAACTGCGTCATGCGCACTACTTCGATACGCTGTGCGTTGAGGTCGCGGATAAAGCCGCCGTGCTGGCGCGCGCTCAGGCGCATGAGATCAACCTGCGCAGCGACATTCTGAACGCGGTGGGTATTACGCTGGACGAAACGACCACTCGCGAAGATGTGCTGGCGCTGTTTAGTGTTCTGCTGGGTGACAATCATGGTCTGGATATTGATGCGCTGGACAAAGATGTTGCGCTCGATAGCCGTTCCATTCCGCAGGGGATGCTGCGCGATGATGCGTTCCTGACGCACCCGGTTTTCAACCGTTATCACAGCGAAACCGAGATGATGCGCTATATGCACTCTCTGGAACGCAAAGATCTGGCGCTGAATCAGGCGATGATCCCGCTGGGTTCCTGCACCATGAAACTGAACGCGGCAGCCGAAATGATCCCTATCACCTGGCCGGAGTTCGCGGAACTGCATCCGTTCTGCCCGCCGGAACAGGCTGAAGGCTATCATCAGATGATTACTCAGCTTTCCGAGTGGCTGGTCAAGCTCACCGGTTACGATGCGCTCTGCATGCAGCCAAACTCCGGCGCGCAGGGAGAATACGCAGGCCTGCTGGCCATTCGCCACTACCACGAAAGCCGCAACGAAGGCCATCGCGATATCTGTCTGATCCCAAGTTCCGCGCACGGCACTAACCCTGCGTCGGCGCAGATGGCGGGGATGCAGGTGGTGGTCGTTGCCTGTGATAAAAACGGCAACATCGACCTTGCCGATTTGCGCGCGAAAGCTGAGCAGGCGGGTGATAACCTCTCCTGCATTATGGTGACCTATCCGTCCACTCACGGCGTATATGAAGAGACGATCCGTGACGTGTGCGAAGTGGTGCATCAGTTTGGCGGCCAGGTTTACCTCGATGGCGCAAACATGAACGCCCAGGTGGGCATTACTTCGCCGGGCTTTATCGGCGCGGATGTGTCCCACCTCAACCTGCATAAAACGTTCTGTATTCCGCACGGCGGTGGCGGTCCGGGTATGGGGCCGATCGGCGTGAAAGCGCATCTGGCGCCGTTTGTTCCGGGGCACAGCGTGGTGCAAATCGAAGGCATGTTGACGCGCCAGGGGGCGGTTTCTGCCGCACCGTTTGGCAGCGCGTCGATTCTGCCGATTAGCTGGATGTATATCCGGATGATGGGCGCGGAAGGGTTGAAGCAGGCCAGCCAGGTGGCGATTCTCAATGCTAACTACATCGCCAGCCGTCTGAAAGAGGCGTTCCCGGTGCTGTATACCGGGCGCGATGGCCGTGTGGCGCATGAATGCATTCTCGATATTCGTCCGTTGAAAGAAGAGACCGGGATTAGTGAACTGGATATTGCTAAGCGTTTGATTGACTATGGTTTCCATGCTCCAACCATGTCTTTCCCGGTTGCTGGTACGCTGATGGTGGAGCCGACAGAATCGGAAAGCAAAGTCGAACTGGATCGTTTTATCGATGCGATGCTGGCGATCCGTGGCGAAATCGACCGCGTGAAGCAGGGCGAATGGACGCTGGAAGATAACCCGCTGGTGAACGCGCCGCACACCCAGAATGAGCTGGTGGCGGAGTGGAACCACGGTTATACCCGCGAGCTGGCCGTATTCCCGGCAGGCTTCACAAACAAATACTGGCCAACCGTCAAACGTCTGGATGATGTCTACGGCGACCGTAACCTGTTCTGCTCCTGTGTACCGATGAGCGAATATCAGTAA
- the bglA gene encoding 6-phospho-beta-glucosidase BglA: MKKLTLPKDFLWGGAVAAHQVEGGWNKGGKGPSICDVLTGGAHGVPREITSEVVAGKYYPNHEAIDFHGHYKEDIKLFAEMGFKCFRTSIAWTRIFPKGDEQQPNEEGLKFYDDMFDELLKYNIEPVITLSHFEMPLHLVQEYGGWTNRKVVDFFVRFAEVVFERYKHKVKYWMTFNEINNQRNWRAPLFGYCCSGVVYTDHENPEETMYQVLHHQFVASALAVKAARRINPEMKVGCMLAMVALYPFSCKPEDVMFAQESMRERYVFTDVQLRGYYPSYVLNEWERRGFSIKMENGDEQILREGTCDYLGFSYYMTNAVKAEGGSGDAISGFEGSVPNPHVKASDWGWQIDPVGLRYSLCELYERYQKPLFIVENGFGAYDKVEADGSINDDYRIDYLRAHVEEMMKAVTYDGVDLMGYTPWGCIDCVSFTTGQYSKRYGFIYVNKHDDGTGDMSRSRKKSFNWYKEVIASNGEKL; encoded by the coding sequence ATGAAAAAACTGACCTTACCAAAAGATTTTCTATGGGGCGGCGCCGTTGCCGCGCACCAGGTTGAAGGTGGCTGGAATAAAGGCGGCAAAGGCCCAAGCATTTGTGACGTGCTGACCGGCGGCGCACACGGCGTACCGCGCGAGATCACCAGCGAAGTGGTGGCCGGGAAATATTACCCGAACCATGAAGCGATCGATTTCCACGGTCACTATAAAGAAGACATCAAGCTATTCGCCGAAATGGGCTTTAAATGCTTTCGCACCTCGATCGCCTGGACCCGTATCTTTCCGAAAGGGGATGAGCAGCAGCCTAACGAAGAAGGGCTGAAATTCTACGACGATATGTTCGATGAGCTGCTGAAATATAACATCGAACCGGTGATCACCCTCTCCCACTTCGAGATGCCGCTGCATCTGGTGCAGGAATATGGCGGCTGGACCAACCGTAAAGTAGTCGATTTCTTCGTACGCTTCGCGGAAGTGGTTTTCGAACGCTACAAGCACAAGGTCAAATACTGGATGACCTTCAATGAAATCAACAACCAGCGTAACTGGCGCGCACCGCTGTTCGGCTACTGCTGCTCCGGCGTGGTCTATACCGATCATGAGAACCCGGAAGAGACCATGTACCAGGTGCTGCACCATCAGTTCGTCGCCAGCGCCCTGGCAGTGAAAGCGGCCCGCCGCATCAACCCGGAAATGAAAGTCGGCTGTATGCTGGCGATGGTTGCGCTCTATCCCTTCTCCTGTAAGCCGGAAGATGTCATGTTTGCGCAGGAATCAATGCGCGAGCGCTATGTCTTTACCGACGTACAACTGCGTGGTTACTACCCGTCCTATGTGCTGAACGAATGGGAGCGCCGCGGCTTCTCCATCAAAATGGAAAACGGCGACGAGCAGATCCTGCGTGAAGGCACCTGCGATTACCTGGGTTTCAGCTATTACATGACCAATGCGGTGAAAGCGGAAGGCGGCAGCGGCGATGCTATCTCCGGCTTCGAAGGCAGCGTGCCGAACCCGCACGTCAAAGCCTCCGACTGGGGCTGGCAGATCGATCCCGTCGGGCTGCGCTACTCTCTGTGCGAACTGTATGAACGCTACCAGAAACCGTTGTTCATCGTTGAAAACGGCTTTGGCGCTTACGACAAAGTCGAAGCCGATGGCAGCATCAACGATGACTACCGCATCGATTATCTGCGCGCGCACGTTGAAGAGATGATGAAAGCAGTCACTTACGATGGCGTGGATCTGATGGGCTATACACCGTGGGGCTGCATCGACTGCGTCTCCTTCACCACCGGCCAGTACAGCAAGCGTTACGGTTTTATCTATGTGAACAAGCACGACGACGGTACGGGTGATATGTCCCGCTCCCGCAAGAAGAGCTTTAACTGGTACAAAGAGGTGATCGCCAGCAATGGCGAAAAGCTGTGA